The genome window ATGAAAAAACGGGCATTACTGATTGTCGCCACCCTTTTGTTCGTCATCGGTGCCATTGCGGGACAGGTTTACCTCAAGCGACAGTATCTTCATGATCGCATAATACAGGAGCTTGAGCGCTCCTTGCAGGCCAAGGTTTCGATTGATTCAGTTGATTGGCGCTGGTTGCCTGCCCCAGGAATCACTATTACTCAACTTAAGGGTGAGTCAGAATCCATGGTCCTGGTCGTCCCCAAGGTCCATCTGATCATCAGCCCTATATTTTTCCTCTCCAACTCGGTCTCTCTTTTCAGGGCAAAATTAATCGATCCTGATCTACGGATCATCAAACTTGGCGCCTCTGGCACCTTGCCTCACAAAGCCATGCCTCTTGGCACAATCAAAATCAACAACGGTGCGATTCATCTTCCCAGTCAGCGCTTGACCGATAGCGTGACCCTTCAGCCAATAGCCCTGACCGGCATCAATGGCAGCCTTTCTTTCCGTGCTGACCGTGGTGAATTAACCCTCTCTACCACCGCGACCTTTGCCCAAATGATCCACCTCAACGGCAGCATTGATTTGTCGGAAGACAGATATCAATTGAACATTACCTCTGTCGAGTTTGACAGTAACCGTCTGCTCAGTGAGCAATCACCACTCTCATCCCTGCCCAAAGTATCCAAGTTGACCTTCGCGTCCCACCTTGAAGGGACAAACCTGAATCAATTCTCTCTCCATCTTGCCAGCAAGGAGATACCCTTTACCATCCAGGACAAGAGCCAAAGTGTGACAGTTGCGGCCATTGATTGTAATTTTACTAGAGACCATGACAACTTTGCTCTCGATATCAACACCCTCTCCTTGACCGATCCCGGCCTGAACCTTTCAGGACAAGTTTCCCGGAACAACGACCATAACTCCAGCTCAACACCGGAATGGCTAATCGACTTAAGTGGGACCGAAATCGATCTTGCAGCCGTCCGCACTGCTGTTATTGCCAGATTTCCGACCCACCCAATCGCTCAAAAAATCTGCAGTATTGTTGGCGGGGGCAGCGCCACCACCGCCCGCTACTGGTTTAAGGGTAAAAATTCCGATTTCCATCATCTGCAGACCATGAAGATCTGGGCTCAGGCCAAGGACGTGCCGGTACTTATCCCTGGTGTGAATTTAGCCCTAGATCGGGCCAGCGGCCCGATCAGTATCATTGATGGTCAATTGACCGGCAAGAATCTCAGTGCAGATATCGATAAGAGCCATGGCGAAAACGGTACCCTCCTTCTTGATCTCAGGGATGACCACCATACCTTTTTCCTTGACCTGGACTTGTCTGCTGATCTCAAAAACTTAAAAGATGTTTTGACTCAAATTGTTCATTCACCCAAATTCCAAAAGGAATTAAGCAGGTTTACCGATATTGATGGTCTGGCCAAGGGACACCTCCGTTTGGGGGACGACCTTCACCATATAGAGACTCATGTCGATGTTTTTTCGATGGAGGGGAGAGGGATGTATAATCGGCTCCTCTCGCCCTTCATTATCACTGCCGGCAGTTTAACAGTCGCGCCCAAAGAGGTCGAATGGCGCAACCTGCGAGGCACTGTTGGCAAGCAACAGATCACAAGAAGCCAGGGCAGCATAGATTGGTATGACGGCATTGAGGTGGATCTCGATGTCTTGGATGCCAATCTTGAACTTAATACCCTTTTTGAAAAAGGCACTTTGGTCACTAGTAACGGTATCCTCTCGGTGAACGATTTTTTTCAGGGCAAACTGGACAGCCTGGCAGGTAAGGCCACTATTACCAGCACTTCGTTCTTGGGACGAATCGACCGCTCTGAACAATGGCGTTTCAGCACAAGACTCTCTGCCAGTGATTTACAACTTAATGGGCCTCAAATACCAGAGGTGACCAGCAAAAATATTGAAGGAGAGATCAGTCAAGACCAACTAAGGTTTACCGGAATTTTTTCAGCATACCGCCAAGAACTTTTTCTTGAAGGCCAATACTATCATCATTGGTTCAAGGATTGGCAAGGCGCTTTCACTGTTGATGGGGATATCGGGCAAGAGCTTGGAGAGTGGATCCGAGCAAACCAGTTCATACCTACCGCGCTCTTCCCCAACCTCCCCTTCCGGTTGGAAAAATTTCACCTTACCACGCCAGGCCCTCTCAATGCCCGTGGCGCCATCATCTCTTTGGCCAAAGGTAGTACAGCACAGGTGCAAGTCGACATCAAGCGTCAACCAGATCAGATAATCGAAAAATTGACATTTACTGATGGACCACACACCGGATCGCTGAGTTACCTTGCTTGGCCGCAGCAGGACAATCATTCGTTGCTGACCTGGCAGGGCGAACTTAACGTTCGCACCATCAATGATCTCTTTATGCAACAAAACCTTAAAACAGGGGTGATGCAGGGTTCATTCACCCGTCTTTTCAAGAAGGGGTCTGCTCTTTATAACGGTGAAGTTCAATTAAACAGGGTCAGCTTCGATCCTGAAAACGTGTTTCATGATCTTTCCGTCGACACCCTTCGTTTGTCCGGAGACTCTCACAACCTGCGCATTGATCAAGCCGATCTCGCCCTGGCTGATGCACAGGTTCACATAACTGGCAACGTCTCGGAACAGAAAGGTGAGCGCATTCTTGATCTGAATGTATCCTCCCCTGCCCTGTCCTCCAGTTCTCTTGAAAAAACCATTGATTCGATCAAGAAGATGAGCGATGGCAGCCAGAGGTCCTCATTTCGCAGCTCCCTTAGTGGTAATATTTCATTCACTATCGACCAATTCAATTATTCTCGCCTCATCCCCGCCAAGGAAAAAGGGCCGGAGGAACCAAGCGCTCATCTCTTGAGTATCACCCCCTTCAAGGGGATGATTGCCATCACTCCTGCAGCGATTGACCTTGCTTTCAACAGCAGTCGGGTCTGCGGTCTTTCGATTCAAGGCACTTGGCACGTGGACGATCCAAAAACAGACAACGAGATATCGTTCGCCTCCGGCCCTTCACCCCTCTATTTTGAACACACCCTGCCCTGCCTGGGGATAAAACAGAGCTTAATTCTTGGCCCCTTTGCCATGTCAGGTAAAATAAGCGGCCACCCCAAAAACTGGCGTCACGGGACAATTACCGCATCCTCCCAGGAAGGCTTGATCAAACGGATGAATCTCCTATCAGAGATCTTCACTGCGGTTAATTTCACCGACTATTTCACCTGGCAAGATATGCCGGACATGGATACGACAGGCTTGGCCTTCAATGACCTGACCATCAATGCTCATATTGAAAACAATATATTGATCCTCGATAAGACCAGCATCAAAGGGAAAGGCGTTAATCTTACCGGACGTGGCACTATCAACCTCGAAGACCTTGACTCGAACCTCACCTTCTTTATTGCCCCCTTCAAGATGGTCGATTCGATCATCACCGGCATCCCCTTGATTGGTAAGGCCCTCGGCGGACCAAAAGAATCAATTCTGACCTTTCCAGTGAAAGTAACCGGCAATGTCAAGGCCCCGGAAGTTACCGCCCTGGCACCAGAGGCCGTGGGCACAGCCGCCTGGGAGATGCTCAGGGATACCATAACCTTGCCGTTTCGGATCTTTATCCCCGGAGAGAAATGAGCGAATATTTTTCTGTATTGCTTTCGTAACTACTCTGGTTGACGATGATCAGTTACCGGTTTACGGTTAACAAACTCACAGATATCATGATTCATTCTACGTTGCTGACATCTGTGAGTGATCAACCAGTTATAAAAACACTACCCGCTAACTAAAAACCGTAAACCGATTACCTGAGCAGTTACCTTACATTGCAATTGACACCTCAATAGAGTTTCGCCTATGATCAAGCGAAACTATCCCTTGTGTTTTGTGTTTGTGTCCCCTGTTCCAATCTTACGCTACACTTTGTAGCTCATTTAACGATATGATACCTCTATGAAAAAATTATCTATCATACCCCTTATTGGTTTCGCTTTGCTGTTAACCCACTGTGTTGGTCATGATCTTGATTCTTCTGCTTTAAACGGAGCGAAGAAACTCAACGCCCCCCAACTTCGGGAACTTGTGGATGGAAGCTCAATTTCGATGGAGGGCTACGGGCAAACCGCGTCGGTGGAATTCAATCAGGATGGCAGCCTTAAGGGCAGCAACAGGGCAGGAGAAAAAGATACCGGAAAGTGGAAGGTAATGGAGGACGAACTCTGTCTCCGCTTTAATAAGTGGGGGTCGGGCGATGTCAATTGCTATCGGGTGGTGGAACGAGAAGGGGAAAAGTATGAACTCTTCAACCGCAAAGGGATGCCGGTGTATGATCTGATCGTGGTCAGGCCAGGTGAGCCAAAAGCTCAAGCAGATACCACTCCCCCAGCAACAGCAGAGGCTACAGCGGGAGATGTTGGCAGACAGCAATCTCAGCCGGAATCAATCCTGGCTAGTCCCCATGCGGCAGAGGATGCCAATTATATTATTCGCAGTAATGCCCAGGACTGTGCAGGATGCAACCTGGCTCATGCCAATCTGTCCGGCCAATTACTTGTCGGCGCCAATCTCCAAGGGGCAAATCTTACCGAAGCCAATTTAAGTGGCGCCAATCTTCGACGCGCAAACCTCAAAGGCGCTAACCTGTACCGGGCAGATCTTCGGGGAGCAGATCTTGCCGGGGCCGACCTAACAGGGGCCAATTTGACCGAGGCGATCTTGAAATAAAGTAAGTTTCGGTAAGATAAAACTTAGAGATGAGCCTCCCCACCATTAACGAGTGAGGAGGCTCATCTCATGTTTGTAGACAGACACAATGATCTCTTATTTAATCCTATTCACCCTCGACAAAGACCTTAGCCAACACCTCGCCAATCTCCTGGACAAAGTGAAAACTGACCCCTTTCTTGGCATGAGGAGGGATATCAAGGACATCCTTCTCGTTTCGTATCGGCAGGAAGACCTCCTTAATGTCCGCCCGCACAGCCGCCAACACCTTCTCTTTGACTCCGCCTACCGGGAGTACATCGCCGCGTAAAGTAATCTCACCGGTCATAGCCACATCCTTACGTACGGATTTGCCGGATAAAAGCGAGGTAAGGGCCACCACCATGGCCACGCCAGCAGACGGGCCATCCTTTGGTGTCCCCCCCTCTGGCACATGGACATGGATATCCATGTGGGCGAATTGCTCATCGTCAATCTTTAAGGCTTGGGCATGGGAGCGAATATAGGTCAAGGCGGCAGTGGCTGATTCTTTCATCACATCACCAAGCGTTCCGGTGAGGATTAAACCTCCCTTCCCCTTCATCGAGGCCGCTTCGATAAAGAGGAGAACGCCACCAACCGGCGTCCATGCCAGACCAGTTGCGATCCCAGGACCCCAATTACGGGCCGTGGTTTCGGGAAAGAAATCAATAGGGCCAAGATATTTGACTACGGCCTTTTCCGTCACCACCTTGGTCTTGATGGAGCCTGCGACCAAATCCTTGGCAATTCCCCGACAGATTGCCCCTAAACGCCGTTCTAGATTCCGGACCCCGGCCTCGCGGGTATAGGAACGGATAATGGAACGTATCGCCGCATCACGAAACACCACGTTGTGATCGGTCAAAGCATGGGCGTCGAGCTGCTTGGCAACAAGGTGCTGCTTAGCAATCATCAACTTTTCATCCTCGGTGTAACTTGAAAGCTCGATGACCTCCATCCTGTCCCGTAAAGGTCCGGGGATATTTTCGATATAGTTGGCAGTAGTGATGAACATCACTTTGGACAGGTCAAAGGGGAGTTCAAGGTAATGATCAGCAAAGGAGAAATTCTGTTCCGGGTCAAGCACCTCCAGCAGCGCCGACGATGGATCACCCCTAAAATCATTGCCAAGTTTATCAATCTCGTCCAGCATGAACAGAGGGTTGTTGGAGCCTGCCTTCTTCAGGCTTTGAATGATGCGTCCGGGCAGTGAGCCGATATAGGTGCGCCGATGCCCCCTGATCTCAGCCTCGTCCCGAACCCCACCCAAAGAGATACGGACAAAATTCTTGTTCATGGTCCGGGCGATGGATTGACCAAGAGAAGTTTTGCCGACACCGGGAGGACCGACAAAACAGAGGATGGGGCCATGCAGGTCCGACTTCAGTTTGCGGACAGCCAAAAATTCAAGGATCCGTTTCTTGATCTTTTCTAATCCATAGTGATCGGCATCAAGGACCTTGCGGGCCTTTTTCAGGTCCAGATTATCTTTGGTGGATTTCTTCCAGGGGAGATCAAGAATCCATTCGATATAGGAACGAGAAACCGTATACTCTGGAGATGAAGATGGAATCCGGGATAAACGATCCATCTCTTTTTGAGCGATCTTTTTGGCTTCAGGGGAAAGCACAGTTTTTTTCATCTTTTTACGCAAATCATCCAGGTCAACGTTTTCGTCCCCTTCTCCCAACTCTTTGCGAATGGCCTTCAGTTGCTGGCGAAGAAAAAATTCGCGTTGTTTCTTATCGATGTCCTCCTTGATATTCTTCTGGATTTCCTGACTGACCTCCAACGTATCGAGTTTCTTGCTGACTTCCAAGGTGACTTTTTTTAACAGATCATTGGCGCTTTCAAACTCAAGAAGTTTCTGCTCCTCTTCAAGTGGCAGGTTGAGTTGAGATCCGGCCAGGTACGCCACATGGAAGGGATTTTGCAGCGACATGATAGTCATGGTCAACTCGTCAGGCAGTTGTGAGAGTTCGGCCATTTTCTTGAACTGGGTGCGAAGGTTGAGAACCAGCGCTTCCATCTCCTGGTTTTCTTCGATAAGCATGGGAACCGCCTCTACCCGACCCACATGATACGGCTCATTCTGGGTTACTTCGAGAATTTTGATCTTACGTATCGCACTGACCAGAACTTGATAGACACTGTCCTTGTCTTTCATGATCTTATGGATGTATCCCAGCGTGCCTATAGTATAAAGATGATCTGCAGGGACGGACTCGCCCTTTTTCCCCTTCATCGGTCGATGGGCCACCATGGCCACCAAACGATCCTTGATCAGAGCGTCATCAATTAAATTCTTGGACCCCTGATGCGATACCTGTAAAGGAAACCCCATGCCAGGAAAGAAAATAAATCCCTGCAACGGGAGAATCGACAAGACGTTGGGGACAGCCAATTTTTCAGGATCGGCTCCAATCTGTTCCTTGGCTCCTGGAATTTCTTCTTCTGGTGTTTGTTCGTTTGACATTACATTTTCACCTTACGTTAATTTCTACTGTGCCTTGATGCCGGATAATGGGCATCCGCACAACCAAAAAACCATTCTTGATTTCAGATCGGATTTTATCAACGTCGACGGACAGCGGAAGTGGAACGCGACAGGCAAAGTGCCCGTACTCCACTTCCAGCCGGTGGACATGATTAATGCCACTTAACTCGCATTTACGTTCCCCGCTGATGGTTAACATGGTCATTTCCGCCATAACCTTGACCTTTTCAGGTTCAATACCGGCAACCTCGGCAAATACGATCAACTCCGTATCTGATTCGTATATATCGACTGGCGGTTGCCACAACGAGCAAGATGACGTCTTCATTCGAGAGACACTTAACGTCCTGATTATTCGACCAAAATGTCTTTGCATGATCCAAGCCACCTCCTATCTGAAAAAAGTGAGTTTATTCTCACCACCCTGAACAATCACTTTCGAACTGACTATCGAACTACTGGTCACTATCGTGTAAGTTAAGAATCTTATACATTGGATCCAAGCCTGTCCATAGTAACGACATTAACAAAACGACAGATCCCTTAAGTTATTGACATTTGCTTGATACTTTTAATTTATTGGGTATCATGTTAGAAATCAATGCTTTATTTTTAACCAACTATTCAGGTGGTTACCCTGTAGGCGGAAGGATTCCCGGATTAAAAAGTATCATGGCTCTAAACTATTCCCAGCCTTTTTGTTGACAACTTTATCAAAGTTCATCTTTGTCCTGTTCCCTTTGGCTCCGATTCGTTGTTCATTTCCAGACAAAAGATTCAGCTGAAATGGGAGCAGTGATCGCGATCATAGGGATTGACTCTCTTTCTGGTGATCACTACCATTGTCCTGATCGGACCAGATATTTAACCTCAACCTTGGTGGGCAACCACGAATCCACCGTTAATTTTCACTGTAAGGAACCACTATGAGCAAAACAGAACAAAATCTTTGGACCGCCTTTGCCGGCGAATCACAGGCTAATCGCAAATATCTGGCCTTTGCTGCTCAGGCCGACAAGGAAGGATTGCCACAGGCTGCCAGATTATTTCGGGCAGCTGCAGCTGCAGAGACCATTCACGCCCATGCCCATCTCCGGGCGTTGAAAGAGGTAAGAACAACTCTGGAAAATTTGAAGGCGGCAGTAGCCGGTGAAACGGAAGAGTTTACTTCGATGTACCCGGCAATGATCAGCGAGGCAGAGTCTGAAGGGCATAAGGCAGCTCGACAGTCCTTTGCCTTTGCCAATGAGGTGGAGAAAATTCATGCCGGCCTATACCAAAAGGCTATCGACTCGTTAGAAAGTATGATGGAGTGCGACTACTATGTCTGCAAAGTGTGTGGTCACACTCATGAGGCCCATGCCCCAGAAAAATGCCCAATCTGCGGAGCCAATGCCAACGCCTTTTTCAAGGTGGATTAACAAATTCCGGATACATCAGCGATGAGAAGGCAAACAAAACCTTCCCAAGCGCTGATGTATCCCAAATTTAACCTACTGGTTCAACCGCTCCAATCCCTCAAGCAACTGCTCAATGAAAATCCGATTGATCTCCGGATAGAACCCCAGCCCCTTGAACACCGTCCGCCCCTGATAGTCCGTGGATACCTTTTCGACAGAAACCCCTGCGGACCTCAGTTCCATGGCCCATGACAGCACCCCATCCTCGTCCACCTTTTCCCCCATGATATCATTCATAACATGATCGCCTGCAACATACATAAAAGGAACAATTCTGACCCGTTTCGGAGTGCAGGCCTTGGCTTTTTCTAATGCCTGATCGCGAGTCAACACACCTTCCACCGTACCGACAAAGACGGTGCTATATTTTAGGTTTAAATATCGATCCAGGCCAAGGTAGGTGTTATTAGCCCCGGAAAATGTCTCTGGAGTACCATGGGTCA of Desulfobulbaceae bacterium contains these proteins:
- a CDS encoding pentapeptide repeat-containing protein translates to MPVYDLIVVRPGEPKAQADTTPPATAEATAGDVGRQQSQPESILASPHAAEDANYIIRSNAQDCAGCNLAHANLSGQLLVGANLQGANLTEANLSGANLRRANLKGANLYRADLRGADLAGADLTGANLTEAILK
- the lon gene encoding endopeptidase La, which produces MSNEQTPEEEIPGAKEQIGADPEKLAVPNVLSILPLQGFIFFPGMGFPLQVSHQGSKNLIDDALIKDRLVAMVAHRPMKGKKGESVPADHLYTIGTLGYIHKIMKDKDSVYQVLVSAIRKIKILEVTQNEPYHVGRVEAVPMLIEENQEMEALVLNLRTQFKKMAELSQLPDELTMTIMSLQNPFHVAYLAGSQLNLPLEEEQKLLEFESANDLLKKVTLEVSKKLDTLEVSQEIQKNIKEDIDKKQREFFLRQQLKAIRKELGEGDENVDLDDLRKKMKKTVLSPEAKKIAQKEMDRLSRIPSSSPEYTVSRSYIEWILDLPWKKSTKDNLDLKKARKVLDADHYGLEKIKKRILEFLAVRKLKSDLHGPILCFVGPPGVGKTSLGQSIARTMNKNFVRISLGGVRDEAEIRGHRRTYIGSLPGRIIQSLKKAGSNNPLFMLDEIDKLGNDFRGDPSSALLEVLDPEQNFSFADHYLELPFDLSKVMFITTANYIENIPGPLRDRMEVIELSSYTEDEKLMIAKQHLVAKQLDAHALTDHNVVFRDAAIRSIIRSYTREAGVRNLERRLGAICRGIAKDLVAGSIKTKVVTEKAVVKYLGPIDFFPETTARNWGPGIATGLAWTPVGGVLLFIEAASMKGKGGLILTGTLGDVMKESATAALTYIRSHAQALKIDDEQFAHMDIHVHVPEGGTPKDGPSAGVAMVVALTSLLSGKSVRKDVAMTGEITLRGDVLPVGGVKEKVLAAVRADIKEVFLPIRNEKDVLDIPPHAKKGVSFHFVQEIGEVLAKVFVEGE
- a CDS encoding Hsp20/alpha crystallin family protein, which produces MQRHFGRIIRTLSVSRMKTSSCSLWQPPVDIYESDTELIVFAEVAGIEPEKVKVMAEMTMLTISGERKCELSGINHVHRLEVEYGHFACRVPLPLSVDVDKIRSEIKNGFLVVRMPIIRHQGTVEINVR
- a CDS encoding rubrerythrin family protein, with translation MSKTEQNLWTAFAGESQANRKYLAFAAQADKEGLPQAARLFRAAAAAETIHAHAHLRALKEVRTTLENLKAAVAGETEEFTSMYPAMISEAESEGHKAARQSFAFANEVEKIHAGLYQKAIDSLESMMECDYYVCKVCGHTHEAHAPEKCPICGANANAFFKVD